The region GAACGCCGCCGAAGCGGGCAGCAGCGACAGCGACACGATCACGAAGTCGAAGTTGTTCCAGTGGTCGCGGAAGAACCGCCAGCCGTAGGCGTAGATCTTGGCCACGAGCTCGGCCACGAAGATGACGAGCGCGGTGCTGTCCACCAGGCCTATCAGACCGCCGTAGCTCGCGGTCAGCGCCGAGGAGGTCTCGCAGCCGAGCGCGAGCGCGTTGACGACGATCACGGTGATGATCGACCACTGGAACCCGCGGGACTCGAAGACCGACCGGAGGCGCGCACGCAACGTCACTGGTTCTCCTCAGGAGGGAGGAAGGATCCGGAAGCACTGCGGGGGGATACTAGTCCGCTGCGGAGGGGAATCCCGTTCCGGCGAATGTCTAGTGTGGACTGTCCGGTCCGGTGACTGAACGTGTTCGAACCCGCGGTCCGGTCGACCCGAGCCGAGGGTTCGGCGTGGGTGCTCGACACGGCGCCTAAGCTCGGTGCATGGCGAAGTACATCGACGTGCACCCGGAGAACCCGCAGCGCCGGGCGATCGGCCAGGTCGTCGACATCCTCGACCGCGACGGCGTGATCGTGTACCCGACCGACTCCTGCTTCGCGCTCGGGTGCCGGCTGGGCAACAAGGAGGGGATCGACCGCATCCGCTCGATCCGGGACCTCGACGAGCGGCACCACTTCACGCTGGTGTGCCAGAACTTCGCCCAGCTCGGCCAGTTCGTGCACATCAACAACGCCGTCTTCCGCGCGGTCAAGGCGTCGACGCCCGGCAGCTACACCTTCATCCTCCCGGCGACCAGGGAGGTGCCGCGCAGGCTGATGCACCCGAAGAAGAAGACCGTGGGCATCCGCATCCCCGACCACGTGGCCGCGCAGGCGCTTCTGTCGGAGGTCGGCGAGCCGCTGGTGTCGAGCACCCTGCTGCTGCCGGACCAGGAGGATCCGCTGACCCAGGGCTGGGAGATCAAGGAGCTGCTCGACCACGCGGTCGACGCCGTGGTGGACTCCGGTGACTGCGGTGTCGAGCCCACCACGGTCATCGACTTCTCCGGCGACGAGCCGGAGATCGTGCGACGCGGGGCGGGGGACACGTCGCGGTTCGAGTGAGCGAACCGCTCCGGCCGCCGCCACGCCCGCGCGTCGACCGCCAGGTGTCGTGGCGTCAGATCCGGCGGATCCTGGCCAGCCAGGCCGGCAGGTCGCCCAGTTCCCAGGTACCGGGGTCGTCGGGGTCCGTGGCGCCCACGACACCCCGGTAGGTGCTCGCACTCACGTCCTCGACGACCCATCCCGCGCCGAAGGCCGCGCGGATCTCCTCCGCGCTGACCTGCGGTCCGTAGCCGGGACCCTCGTCGGACAGGGCGAGCACGTGGACCAGCGCGCCGGGCCGGCAGACACGGTGCAGTGCGCGCGCGTACCGGAGGCGGTCGGCGGCGTCGAAGACGTGGAACAGCGCACTGTCGACGACGGTGTCGAACCTCGGTGGACCTTCGAGGGCCAGCGCGTCGGAGACCTCGAACCTCGCCGAGCAGCCGTGCTCCACCGCGTTGAGCCGGGCCTGGGCTACGGCGATCTCGGAGAAGTCCGTGCCCAGCACGTCGTGGCCGAGCGAGGCGAGGTGGATGGAGTTCTCCCCGGTGCCGCACCCGGGATCGAGCACCGCGCCGCGGACCCAGCCGTCGCGCGCGAGCCCGACGACGACAGGTTGCGGCTCGCCGATGACCCACGGGGCGCTTCCGGCCTCATATGCCTGGTCGTACATGGCGGTCGGCTCCGCCTGCTGCTTCGCGTCGGCCAGCTTCTCCCGCGCTTCGGCGAGGTCGTCGTCGGTGGGGGCGTCGTCCTGCGACAGTGCGAGCCGCCAGTACCCGGCGAAGTCCACGGCGCGCTTGTCCATCCCGCGCTCGCCGACCAGGTGGCGCCGCAACGTGCGCACCACCCCGGCCTCCCCTGCGAGCCAGGCGAACACCGAGCCCGCCGGGATGTCGGCGGCGCGCACGGCATCGAGCAGCAGCGTCGACCGCCCGGGCGGCGTGGCTCCCCGGTGCAGCCAGTGCACGGTGAGGTCAGCGCGCGTGTCGAGGCGCTGTTCCTCGGCGCTGTCGGCCACCTCGAGATAGGCGACCGCTCGAGCGCCGTCGGGCAGTGACTCGACGAGCGTGCCGATGGCGGGCAGGGCGGTCTCGTCCCCGGCCATCAGCACCAGGTCGCTGCCGGCGATGGTGCTGCTCAGCGGGACGCGCCGGGCGTAGTCCGCCGACGGTCCGAACACGCCGATGGTGTCGCCTGGTGCGGCCGACAGCGCCCACCGGGTCGCCGGGCCCGCGTCGTCGTGCAGGACGAAGTCGATGGTGACCAGGTCGCGGCCGGCGTCGTGCGAACGGATCGTGTAGCTGCGCATCCACGGGCGCTGGTCTTCAGGTATCTCCAGGAACGACTGGTACCAGCGCATCACGTCGCCGTCGCCGTCCGGCTCGGGCAGGCGCGGGCGGTCCTGCCCCGGCCTGGGGAAGTACAACTTCACCTGCTGGTCGGGTTCGTCGCCGATGGCGGCGGCGAGTCCGTCCGCGGCGAAGGTGATGCGCGCCGTGCGCGGCGTGATCCTCTCGACCTCGGTGACCTCGACGAGCGAAACCGGCAAGGACTGCTGCAACTCGGTTCTCCTGTGCGCGTTGGTGTGTGCGGTTCCGGCGCGCATATGTCCACTGAGGACTGATTCGGTGCCGGACTGGTGGTCGTCTCCCACGGGGTTCCCGGGGTGTGCGCCGTCGACGGGTGTCCTGTCGACGGGGGTGCCGGTCTGCGGGCGTGCGCGACCGGCACCGAGCTGCCACGGGCCCCGGCAATGAGCTTACAATGTAAGGAGATGACTCGGGCAACGTTACTTTATGGTGTAAGGAGTCGCAAGTGGTCGTCTACGCCGGGCAGGGGGACCCCCGTCGTTCGATGTCGCTGCTGTGGCGGGACGCCGGTACGGCGGAGCGGACCGGCCCCGGTCCGAAGCCCGGCCTCAGCGTGGACCTCGTCGTGGACACCGCGATCGAGCTGGCCGACGCCGAGGGCATGCCGGCGCTGTCGATGCGCGCGGTGGGCGAGCGGCTCGGCCGCACCGCCATGGCGCTCTACACCTACGTGCCCGGCAAGAACGAGCTGATCGACCTGATGTACGACCGGGCCCTCGCCGAGCTGCCGACCGACTACCCGGCGGACCAGGGATGGCGCAGCGCGGTGACCGCGTGGGCCGACGACCTCTGGCGGTTCTACCTGCGGCACCCCTGGGTCCTGCAGGTGTCGCAGGCGCGCCCGGTGCTCGGACCCAACGAGTACGGCGTCCTGGAGGCGCTGGTCCGCGTCCTGGACGGGACCGGGCTGGCCGCCGGTGAGCTGCGCCGGGTCGTCGGGACGCTGTTCCACGTCGTGCGGGGTGCGGCGCAGACGATCGCGGAGTCGCGCCACGCGGCGGCGGCGACCGGTGTGTCCGACGAGGAGTGGTGGTTCGCCCGCGCCGGCGTGCTGCGCGAAGTGGCGCCGGACTTCGCCGAGCGGTTTCCGATGGTGCTCCGGCTGGAGGCCGACCAGGCGGCCGGGTGGGAGGACGACGGCTCCCCGTATTTGGAGCGGGAGGCGAAGCGGACTTTCGAGGCCGGGCTGGCGGTGGTCCTCGACGGAATCGAGGCCGCGATGGCAAGGACCCAACGAGACCGGGCGCGGTGATTGTCTTTCAGGGCTTCCCGGTGCGTTGCGGGCAGTAGTCGATTGCGCACCGAAGGCGGGTTGAACGGCTTTCCCGATCATCGCGGCAAGGGCGGTGACCTGGAGTCCTGTGCTTGCGCGGTGGTGTGAACGCGCGGTGACGGCCGGGTGGGCGAACATCGCGAAAACCTTTTCCGCCGGGTAGCGGCAGATATTTCCGGATAACCGGGCGAGTGATCGGGTTCGCTATTCGCTCGTGGCGTGAAGAGCTGTCTGAGAAAGCGCCCTATTCGGTGCTCGCCGAAATTGGTGTTGTGCGTTTCCGGAGCAGTTCTCGGCGCTGTCCGTGCCGATATTTGGTTGCACGTTTCCGGGCGGCATTTCGGCAGGATTCCGGGTGGATAACCCTGGGTTGCGGAACCGGATCGTGCAGGCTCTCGTGCCGAGAAATCTGTGGTAGATGGGTTGCGCGAGCTCTCTGGGTCTGCGGTGGCGCCTCCTGCGGTCAACATCGGAGATCCAACCGCGTCGGAATGATCCATGG is a window of Saccharopolyspora erythraea NRRL 2338 DNA encoding:
- a CDS encoding SIP domain-containing protein; its protein translation is MQQSLPVSLVEVTEVERITPRTARITFAADGLAAAIGDEPDQQVKLYFPRPGQDRPRLPEPDGDGDVMRWYQSFLEIPEDQRPWMRSYTIRSHDAGRDLVTIDFVLHDDAGPATRWALSAAPGDTIGVFGPSADYARRVPLSSTIAGSDLVLMAGDETALPAIGTLVESLPDGARAVAYLEVADSAEEQRLDTRADLTVHWLHRGATPPGRSTLLLDAVRAADIPAGSVFAWLAGEAGVVRTLRRHLVGERGMDKRAVDFAGYWRLALSQDDAPTDDDLAEAREKLADAKQQAEPTAMYDQAYEAGSAPWVIGEPQPVVVGLARDGWVRGAVLDPGCGTGENSIHLASLGHDVLGTDFSEIAVAQARLNAVEHGCSARFEVSDALALEGPPRFDTVVDSALFHVFDAADRLRYARALHRVCRPGALVHVLALSDEGPGYGPQVSAEEIRAAFGAGWVVEDVSASTYRGVVGATDPDDPGTWELGDLPAWLARIRRI
- a CDS encoding L-threonylcarbamoyladenylate synthase is translated as MAKYIDVHPENPQRRAIGQVVDILDRDGVIVYPTDSCFALGCRLGNKEGIDRIRSIRDLDERHHFTLVCQNFAQLGQFVHINNAVFRAVKASTPGSYTFILPATREVPRRLMHPKKKTVGIRIPDHVAAQALLSEVGEPLVSSTLLLPDQEDPLTQGWEIKELLDHAVDAVVDSGDCGVEPTTVIDFSGDEPEIVRRGAGDTSRFE
- a CDS encoding TetR/AcrR family transcriptional regulator; protein product: MVVYAGQGDPRRSMSLLWRDAGTAERTGPGPKPGLSVDLVVDTAIELADAEGMPALSMRAVGERLGRTAMALYTYVPGKNELIDLMYDRALAELPTDYPADQGWRSAVTAWADDLWRFYLRHPWVLQVSQARPVLGPNEYGVLEALVRVLDGTGLAAGELRRVVGTLFHVVRGAAQTIAESRHAAAATGVSDEEWWFARAGVLREVAPDFAERFPMVLRLEADQAAGWEDDGSPYLEREAKRTFEAGLAVVLDGIEAAMARTQRDRAR